A region of the Roseiflexus sp. RS-1 genome:
CCTGAATGCTGGCAATCATACTCCCGCTGGTCGCGGTTGTCAACTCCGCGCCCCAGGGGTACTCGCGCCGCCCGGTACGGGGGTCGCTGCCCGGCAGGGTCGGCGGGTAGGCCGCCGCCCGCTCCCACTCGGCCTCGGTGGGCAGGCGCACCTCCTCGCCCTCCTTCAGTACACCCAGGGCGCGCAGCCAGGCGTCGGCCCACCAGGCGAAGGCCGTGGCCGCATACCATGTGACGCCGACCACCGGGTGGTTGCCCTCGCCGGCCCGGTAGCGCGCGCCGGGCCAGAAGTACGGGCGGAACCCGTTATACGTTTCCGGGGTTTCTCCGTGCTGCTTCATCAGATCCTTCAGCCGATTCGCCGCCGCGACGGCTTCGGGCGCGCCGCGCCCGGCCAGGGCCTCGACGAAGAGCAGGTACTGGCGGTTAGTCACCGGGAAGCGCGCCAGGGCGTAGGGCCGGCGGATGGTGTAGTCGAACTGCGGCTCTTCGCGGTCGTATGTGCTGTTCGTATCACCCATGCTGAACGTCCCCGGCTCGATGCGGTTCGCCCAGTAGTCGGGCTTCGTCAGGTCAAGCCCCGGACGCTCAGTATCGGCATCCAGCCGGTCGAGCATGGTGGCGGCGCGGTTGCGCAGCGCGGGGTCGGGGTGGGCGGCGCTGCGCCAGTCCTCCGTGAGGGCGGCGAGGGCGCGCAGGCGGGCGGTGGCTTCATCGCGCAGGTCGGCGAGGTCCTCGACCACGCCGACATCGGCAAGAGCAGCGGCGGCGAGCAGCAGGTTTTCGGGATCGCGCCTGTCGAGCAATCCCCGCAGGAGCCGCTCCGTCTTACGGATCTGCTGACCATTGCTCCAGTAGCCGGCGGCGAGCAGCAGGGTCTCGCGCCAGCGCGCGTCTGCGCTGCGCTCCAGAAGAAACGCCACGCTGTCCGGCGCGCCGTCGCGGTTGTCGAGGCTGTCGAGCGCTCGCGCCGCCAGATACTCCTGAAACGTGTAGTGCGAAAAGGCATAGCGCTCCTCGCGCTGCTGGATGATCCCGCTGTCGACGGCAAGGCGGCGCAGCAGATCATGCACCCGCCTGTCGGCTTCTTCGCGGTCAATCTTCAATCGTTCGACATACAGCGGGCTGAGCCATTCCTGCGCCTGGCGGAGGGTCACCTCGCGCACCTGCTGCGGCTGTTGTTGCATCGCGAGGGCGAGCGCTTCCAGCCGGCGTTGCTCGGACGCAAGCTGCGCAACGCTCGTCACCAGCGTGTCGCTGGCAACATTCTGCCTGCGCCAGAGGTCGAGGAGGAGTTCGATCAACTTCTCGTACAGTTTCGCGCGCTGGTCGGGGAGCCGGACGCTGTTGAACTGGAGCAGCGCCATCACCGTCAGCAACAGCGGATTCGTCGCCATGTCGCGCAGGCGATCATTGCGCTCAATGACTTCCCAGAGCTGCGCGGCCTGATCGGCAGCGGCGTCCTGTCGCCGCCGCCCGATCGCGTGCAGGCGCGCATACACGGCATCGAACCACTTGCGCAGCAGCGCCTGCGCTTCCTGCTCATCGAGCGGGCTGAGGTGCCGCTCCAGGAAGTCGGGCAGGTAGACCAGCCCGCCGTAGCCTGCCGTGCGACTTGCGACGACGTAGCGCTGCTTATCATACCGGCGCGCGAGATTGTCAATCACCTGCGCCAGGTACGCGCGGCGCTGTTCATCGCCCGCCTCGTCCAGTCCGTCGAGCAGGAGCAGCACGTTGCCGTCGTTCTTCCCGATCAGCGACGAGAGCGCGCCCTCCTGAATCTCGCAATGCCTTGCCGCCTCGCGATCCAGCCACGTAAGGAACAGGTCGGCCGGCGCGCCAGCGTAGCGCTCCCGCTCCTGCGGCGGCAGTTCGCGCAGATCGGCCGGGATCGACGCGGCAAAAAGCGTCAGGCGCACATAGATGGGCAACGGCGCCCGCTGCAGATGGAGATGCAAACCGGCGGCATCGCTCGCCAGCAACGCAGCATCGCCCCGGCGATACGCCTCAGCCAGGCGAAGCGCGGCATAGCGCAGGGTCGTTGTTTTCCCGCTTCCCGCATCGCCAAGCAGCAACAGGCGCGTGGTAGTCACCGGCGACGGAGATTCATCATCGCCTGATACCCCTCTGGTCGGAGGCGTCTGGCGCGCTGCCAGCAACTCCGGCTCACTCAGCAGTTCAAACACATACCTGCTGCGACGCTCCCCGGCGGGCAACTCCCGCTCCGGCCCTTGCCGCTCTTCGCCGCGCATGCGCCGGCGGTGGGCCTCAATCGCGCCGCGTTCGACAACCCGCAGCGGCACGTGAACCGATTCGAGACTGAGTTGCACCTGCTCGGTGGCGATACCGAGCGGCTGCGTAAAACCGTACTCCGCCTGGAGCCAGTCGAGATAGTGCGTAATGCCGACCTGCAACTGCTCCTGGAATTGTCGAGCTTGCCGTTCGGCTTCGAGCCTCTTCTTCTCTTCCTCACGCTGCACCTCATCTTCAACATCGCTCCGTACCCCGCCGATGAGACGATCAACCCGGCGCAAGAGACGCTCGCGCCAGGGTTTCACAACGGAAACAGCGACAACCAGCGCCATGATGACCACAAGCAGCGCCGGCTGCCAGGCGAACAGGGTGACGAGGGTCTCAACCGGCTTCTCGCCGCTGAGAATCCGGTCAATGGCCTCCGGCACGGTGAGCGTCGGCTCAGGGGTCGGCAGCGCCACGGTCGGCACGGGCGGCGCCACGGTCGGCGCGGGCGGCGCTGCGGTCGGCGTGGGTGGCGCCACAGTTGGCACGGGGGTTGCAGGGAGTGCTGTAGCCGTCGGCGCGGGCTGCTGCGCCGCCACCGGGTTGAGCGCGCCGAACACCAGCGCGACAGGCAGCGCGAGGGTGAGTGCAATACTGGAAGGATGTCGTCTGATGTGCATCAGCGTCTCTCGGACAGAATGACGGGTTCACATCGCATACGGGCGCTGCGCCCATGATAATGATAATCGAGAGCGCATAGCGAGGCAATTTCCAGCACCGGAGGATAGGGGGTTCTGCTCTTTCCTGCCCTGAGCGCCCGGTTCCAGACAAAGCGCCCGGCGCTCCCGGCGGTGATTCTGTTGCGCCGCAGAGCCGCAGCGGACGCGGAGTCCTCATTTTGGCCGTTCTCACATATGGTCTTTGAATAAATAATCCGGTATAGCCCGCGCAGGCGGGCTTCGCCCTGGCTAGCCGAGGGCTTATGGTCTTTGAATAAATAATCCGGTATAGCCCGCGCAGGCGGGCTTTGCCCTGGTTAGCCGAGGGCTTCAGCCCCACGGCTAGCGCGGTATAGCGGAATAAATTCTCAATCTCCATCAGCCCCACGGCTAGCGCAGTATAGCGGATTTAATTTTCAATCTCCATATGTGCGACATTCCTCCGCGTGCTAGTATAATCTAACGGGACACGGTATAC
Encoded here:
- a CDS encoding NACHT domain-containing protein → MHIRRHPSSIALTLALPVALVFGALNPVAAQQPAPTATALPATPVPTVAPPTPTAAPPAPTVAPPVPTVALPTPEPTLTVPEAIDRILSGEKPVETLVTLFAWQPALLVVIMALVVAVSVVKPWRERLLRRVDRLIGGVRSDVEDEVQREEEKKRLEAERQARQFQEQLQVGITHYLDWLQAEYGFTQPLGIATEQVQLSLESVHVPLRVVERGAIEAHRRRMRGEERQGPERELPAGERRSRYVFELLSEPELLAARQTPPTRGVSGDDESPSPVTTTRLLLLGDAGSGKTTTLRYAALRLAEAYRRGDAALLASDAAGLHLHLQRAPLPIYVRLTLFAASIPADLRELPPQERERYAGAPADLFLTWLDREAARHCEIQEGALSSLIGKNDGNVLLLLDGLDEAGDEQRRAYLAQVIDNLARRYDKQRYVVASRTAGYGGLVYLPDFLERHLSPLDEQEAQALLRKWFDAVYARLHAIGRRRQDAAADQAAQLWEVIERNDRLRDMATNPLLLTVMALLQFNSVRLPDQRAKLYEKLIELLLDLWRRQNVASDTLVTSVAQLASEQRRLEALALAMQQQPQQVREVTLRQAQEWLSPLYVERLKIDREEADRRVHDLLRRLAVDSGIIQQREERYAFSHYTFQEYLAARALDSLDNRDGAPDSVAFLLERSADARWRETLLLAAGYWSNGQQIRKTERLLRGLLDRRDPENLLLAAAALADVGVVEDLADLRDEATARLRALAALTEDWRSAAHPDPALRNRAATMLDRLDADTERPGLDLTKPDYWANRIEPGTFSMGDTNSTYDREEPQFDYTIRRPYALARFPVTNRQYLLFVEALAGRGAPEAVAAANRLKDLMKQHGETPETYNGFRPYFWPGARYRAGEGNHPVVGVTWYAATAFAWWADAWLRALGVLKEGEEVRLPTEAEWERAAAYPPTLPGSDPRTGRREYPWGAELTTATSGSMIASIQANIDESKISGTSVVGIFPHGAAACGAEELAGNVWEWCSTPPLKYPFKGEVSAESLYTKNKRAGGTYVLRGGSWNSLRDGARCACRNVLNPGHVLVIIGFRLARLFSSC